One Paenibacillus sp. SYP-B4298 genomic window, TCGCATTGCGGATGCCCACCACATCGCCATGTCCGTTGTGCAGGTAGTACCCCTTGCTGCTCGCGGCGTCCTCTCTCATCACCAGTGCATTGCCGCGCAGGTAACTCGCCTTCTTGACTACTGTTCCATTACTTTGTACGGTTCCCTCCGCTACGAGGTGCGCTCCATCATAATATGTCTGGGATGTGAAGCCTTCATGGAAGAAACTGTAACACTTAGCTTGACAACACGTCACTTAAATAAGTTTTTAAAAAATCTCTTCTTGCGTTGCCCATTAATATGACTATAAAATTGTTCTCTTGGTAAGCATTTAACATTCATCGTGCCATAACGTTCGAGAAAAGCATTGTATTTTTCTTGATACATACTATTAATAAAGTTCAAAAAATCATCTTCACTCAATATATTTATATACCTACCATCATGATCCTTCAATACTATTGAAAAAATATGGTTATTGATTATGAACATGATTTCATATATTTTTAAAGAGCATTCATGAAACCAAGAAAAACATCCCTCAATAGATAATTCCTGTATCTTTTCAGAGTTCAAATGTATTGTCATTATTAAAAAATCTTCTATGACAAATTCATTCTTACTATTCGAGCTATATTTAACATTCATCTTAGTAAGCTCATTTAGAAATCTATCCTTTGATATTTCATTTTCTACAATTCCCAACTTAACATAGTAACTTTCTGCTCCCATTTTATTTCTCCACCTTAATAGGCAATTGTTTTAGACCTGCCTGTTGCGCTGCCCACCAACAATGATGACCATCAAGATCTGCATAGTCCCATCATCAAGTATTCTCAATAATATTGGACTGCATATTATACTATTCTGATGTATGTAATCTCTAGCTAATTTCAATGCTTCTGCACAAGCTGCTCCAACTTTCTTTCTACCGACACTCTGGTTGTCAATGCAAAACACCCCAAGTTGTCCTACATATCTTACGACATGGAAGCATATTCTTGAAGGTGTCTTGATTTTTCTACGTTAGGGGTTCGTCATTCCCTACACTCCCATGTGGAATGAAGCCTTCTCTTCTGACATATAGTATATTGGCGCTGCCTCCCATTAGTATCAAGCCTAATAGGATTAATTTAATTGAGAATTTATCTTGGGTTATTTGAGTGAAGCCATTGCTAAAACTACTGAAGGATGGTGCTCCGACTTTCTGTGATCTTCATTTCGGAACCTAGTATTGCTTTTTTCGCAAGAAGTGAGTTTAATTATCTGAATCATTTAGGCCGATTATTTCATTATCCCAATACCTCAATATTTCTGTAATTATAGCCTCTTGATATTTGACATAAATATAATTTTCTTCGAACTTCAAGATCCTTCTACCAGTACTGCCTAGGTCTTTCGAAAAACAAATAAATCGAGCGGAATGGGCTACTGGAAAAGGAGCATACTCCACAACACCAATCTCTTTAATATTTGTCCATTTTAACATTTTTTTAACTTTATATGAACAAAAAGCTATACCCTCACTCCCTATAATGATTCTTTTATCTAATATAGTAAAATAAAAATAAAATGACAACATAAATAACCACAAAAAGGATATTATTATTTTTATAACCACGCTTATTTCAATTAAAAATAATATCACTATAGGAATGAAAGATATTAAGAATAAATATAACCCAAAAGAAATAATTGTTTTATTATTCACAAATAAAAATCTCTTAATAGGAATCCCCTCACATTTTCTATTTACAGTTAGTAGCTTTTAGTACAACCCCGTAAATTCGGACAGGGAATAGCCAGCCACAATAACTCAACTAAGTAATTGTAATGTTGTCGTTAGAATCATATGTTTCGAGAACTATGAATAGTTGCACAATAACATTTAACGGGAGAAGGCTCCAAGCGTGCAGAGCCCCCTGATAAGCAGCAGTGTTTCACTTATAATGGTTATCGTTTGACCCATTCACGGGTTTAAGCACGCCGTAGCCCTTACTTGCAGCATACTGTATTAATCGCCTCTGAAGCAAATTATGGACAATAATTTGAGGAATAGCACAGTCTACTCTTTGTTATTTATTGGCTCCCGAATCTGAAAATATCTTTTATGATGATCACTTATATTAGCAACTACCGGAAAATCGAGTTTCACACTTTGCACAAGTTGATTATTAACCATATAGGTAATTGTGTTTTGAGAGGAATTATATATAATACTAGTAGTGTATTCGACAGTGACTGAAGTATTTGCTGACCTGACTGCAACCTTATGAACCGAAGATAATACATTTTTAACAACTTGGTTATCCCCAGTTTTTAAAACATTGAGTGTTATTTCATGAATAAGTTTTTTGGTACCGCTCTCGAATGCTTCCAAAGCAACCGAAGTTGCTCCACCAAGCGCACCGGATGCAGCTCCAATTCCAGCACTTATTAGTATACTTTCAATACTTACATCCTTGACTGAATCATTAAAACTTTTTCCTTTTGCAAGATTATTTCCTACCTGATTTACATAGTCACCAGACGCTGCTCCAACAGCACCTGCAGCAAATGTAGCTACTAATAATGTGGTTGCAGTTCCTCCAGTAGCCACAGTAATATCAATTGCCCCTCCAACTACAGCACCATTCAGCCCACCTCCTGCAACACCAGAAAGTACATCTGTTCCTTGAAAGGCTGCCGTTATACCTCCTATTAAACCACCAAGTATTGCTCCTGTAATTGTCGCGATAAAATGCCCTGTGGGATCAATATACTTCAACGGATTATTATGAACATACGTATACAAATTCAAACTCAGTGGGTTATTCAGTTCCCCCTCATACGTATCCTCACTAATAAACCTGCCCATCCCCGGATCATACCAGCGTGCTCTGAGGTATTGTAGCTCGCTGCCTTTATCCCAGTACTCGCCCGAGTAGCGGAACGGGTTGTCCACGCCTTCCACCGTGACCAGCGGCTTGCCCCATAGGTCATACTCGTACTCGTTCACGACTGCTCCGCTCGCATTGCGGATGCCCACCACATCGCCATGTCCGTTGTGCAGGTAGTACCCCTTGCTGCTCGCGGCGTCCTCTCTCATCACCAGCGCATTGCCGCGTAGATAACTCGCCTTCTCGACTACTGTTCCATTACTTTGCACGGTACCTTCCGCTACGATGTTCGCCCCATCATAGTAATAGCGCGTCCGTACCCCGTTCTCCTTGCGCTCGACTAGCAGATTGTCCCCGTTATAGCTGTATTCTACCGTCTTGCCATTGGAGCCCTCTACCTTCGTCAGCCGATCCCATTCATCATACGTATACGCCACATCATCCAACATCAGACTGTCCGTGCTATCCGTTGTATACGTCGCGCGGTTCCCCTTCACATCATAGCTGTAGGCTTCGTTGTTGTACGACGAGGTACTGATCCGGTTTAGAGCGTCATACGTGAACTGGCGGTTCTCTACGCCGCTGCTCCGACTTTCGGTAATCTTTGTGATATTCTGGTTGGCATCGTGCGTGTAGCTGTAGCTCTTCAACAGCGCGGCGCTTCGCTGATGCTTCAGCTCGCTCAGCTTGCCGAAGCTGTAGCCGTACTCGCTCACCACACCGTTGGCCTGCTGCTGGGTCTTCATTCGCCCCGCCGCCGTGTACGTATAGCTCGCCTGGGTCACGTTGTTCCACTTCAGCTCCGTCAACTGGTTCACCTTGTTGTAGCTGTAGCTCACCGTATCCCCGAATGGCATCACCAGTTGGCTCCGGTTCCCTGCCGAATTGTACGCATACGACAACTGCTTTCCATCCGGGTACTTCACACTGGCGAGCTCTCCCGTATAGGCCTTGTACGTATACGTGGTCGTTCCCGTGCGATCCGTCATCGTCTTCCGTGAACCATCGGCATCATACGTGTAGCTGATCGTCTCGGTCGGTCCCTGCTTGTTCAGCAGCAAGCCGCGGTTGGAATAGCTGTAAGCGAAGCTTTGCCCCTTCTTGTCCACCCTCTTGATCCGGTTGCCATTGCCGTCATAGTAATGCTTCTGCACCCTAGACTCCGGGTCGGTCGCCCGTATGAGCTGCCCCCGCTCATCATATTCCTTTGTTGTATGCGTCTGATCCGGGTAGGTCGTCCGGGTCAATTGCCCTGCCCGATTGTATGCGTACTGATAGCTTTCCTGATTCGCATTCGTCACGCCGACCAGTTGACCCAGCAGGCTGTACGTGTATTGCGTCACCAAGTTTTTCGCATCCTGCTCGCGGATCAGACGGCTCGCAGGGTCATAGCTGCCTGTCCATACCGTCGTATACCCGCTGCCCTGCTTCTCTTCCTTCTTGATGACACGTCCGATCTCATCCCGAGTTTCGCGCAGACTGTTGCCGTCGGCATCTGTGCTCACGATGGTATTGTACAGATCATCGTATGCTACCGTTGTCTTGCTCTGATTCGGTAAGGTGACAGTGATACCGCGTCCCCACTTATCATACGTGAATACGCTCCGATTCCCCAGCGTATCCTCGCTCCAGCTCAACTGCCCATAGCTGTTGTACCCGTTCTTCGTCTTGGCCTTCAACGTCCCGTTCTCGATCCAGCCGCTCTCCGTCTCCATCCCCAGCGGGTTCCATTTGACATAGCGGATGCGGCCCAGCTCATCCGTCTGACGGATTTCGTTGGCGACATCATAGATCGTGAACGTTATGGTCTTCCCATCCGGGTGCTTCATCTCGAGCATACGGCCTAATTTGTCATAGGTGTAACTCGTCGTCTGGTTGTTGCCGTCCACATAGCTCGCTACGGTGCCTGTACTGGCATTGTAGGTGGCCTTTACCACTTGGCTGCGGCTGATGCCATCCGCATCCTTGTATGGCATCGTAATTTGTGTCGGATACGCATAGCTGTAGGCACTGCCATACACGATCTGCGTATCCAGGTTACGATTCGTCTCCTTGGTGCGTACCAGCGTAACATTTCCATAGGCATCATAGGTGAATTCGACATGCTGCAAGACGGCTCCTGTCGCTGTCGTATCCCGCAGCTTCATTTCCGTAATATCTCCCTGCGCATTCCGGGACACTAGCTCCGTATAGATGCTCTTCCCATCTGCCACTGGCTCTATCGAAGACAGCAGACGGCGAGTCGTGCTGTGATAGGTATAGGTCGACACCTTGCCTAGCGGGTCGGTTGCGCTCGTGATATTTTTGTAATCATCATACACCTGTGAGGAGACCACGGCAGGCGAAGCCACCTGAGATTGCTTGTTTCTGTACCGTGTGGATGCCTTGATCGGCTCCATTCTGCGCTTCGCTTCATCGTAGGTCAACTCGGTCACTTTCTGTTGTGTCCCATCATCGACGACGATTCGGGTGTTATAGTAGACCGCGCCGATTTCATGGTTCACATGCTGCTTTTTATACGTCATCTGGGTTTCCAGCAGCCCATCGAACAACGTATTCGTGAACGTAGCATTCGTGCCGTAGGTGCTGCCCATATCCCCTCCGTAGACGACCGACGAGGTATGATAGGTTTCTGTCGTCTGATTGCTGTAGGTGACGGTATCCTTGCGGCTTGCGATGCGGTAGGACTGATTCACCTGATTCTGGCCGATAAATCGGGTGACCGGATTGACCTCATACGTGTAGTCCGTTCTGGACCCTGTCGGATGGGTAATCCCGGTAAGCAAGGCGTATGGATTGCTCGTATTCGGCGCATTGCCAATGAGACTGAACTTCGCTTGGCGAATCGCATAGTTATAGGTCGTTGTCCGATTCATCGGATCGATGACCTGGCTTAGCAGCTCCTTGCCGTCGCTGCTCGTTTTCTTGTACGTAACGATTCGGTCGCCCTGCGTCAGCTTCACTTGCGTGGTCGAATAGTCAATCGAGAGCACATTGCCCACAGCATCGGTAATCTTCGTCAGCACCGTCCCATACGGCGATACGTTGGCATAGGTGAAGCTGACCGTATTGCCATAAGCGTCCTTAATTTGAAGCAGTTGTCCATTAACATCGAAATACTGCGCTGTTCCATAGACGGACTTGAGTGCGTAGGAAGATGTTCTACCGCCATAGGTCACCGAAGTGTCCGTCACAAAGGACAGATCGGAGTACGGGTAGTTCTTCAACTGGCTGCCTTGAATCTCGTAGACACCACCGCTGCCCAGATTCAGATAGAGCCTGTTATTCTCTCGCTTCACATACGAGATGTTCCAGCTCCAGCCCTTGCCGATCGGAAAGCGCTTGTCCTCAGGCTTGTCCTTTGTCGTATTGGTCGTATAGTACGGCATGACCTCGGAGATGGAGTAGCCGATCGAACCGACCGTGGACACATACGTTTTGTAAAGATGATAGCCTTTCTCGTAGCTTCCCGATCTCCCACTGCTATGATAGTCCCCATTATTGACCTTGTTATATTCCACTTGAGCCGCTTCTCTTGTACTATAAGGCCCTCGTCGGCTTCTCTCAATGGAATCGAGTACATAGTCTGTATACTTGGGCGTATACTCATTGGATTTAAAGCTGAACTCCTCCACATACATGCGATTTTTTTGCTGCACCCCACATGGGTGACGCGTCTCGGGCGTTAGTACCGGGGGGTTAACCAAGGCATGCTGAAGATTCTGAAAGGTGTCGTACCTCTTCGGTCCCGTTACTATTCCCGTTCCCGTACCTGTCCACACCAATCCTAGGTTTTCATCACTCCCACACCCATATTTCTTAATGATCGAGTCATATTTCCGCGTCAAATCATAGAACTCTTTGCTTATAGTTTTTGTTTTATCCACATCAAAGCCGAACCCGTCATAGACCAAATCATGCTGGACATCCATATCATAATATTGGGCATTATTACTGTCGTAGGTTCGACTTAAGGTGAAGGAGAGACCATTTCTTCCGGGCAAGGTCAGATCGGATTCGGACACGGATAACCCGCCAGATAACAAGGAAATCTGCTCTCCGTATAAGCCCACCTGAAACGGCGCCTCCGACATCTTGGCGAGCGGCCTGTTGATCTCAGGCGGATCGGGAATGGTCGCTGCAGCTATTGCGAATCGGGATGACGGTTGGACCTGCGATTGTTCATCGCCATCTTCAACCTGAGCTTGTTCATCATGTTCGCTTGAGGACGTCTCCTGCTCTTCTTCCCCCACTTCCTCCGGCGCTTCAGCCTGTTCCGGCAACGGAATGTGCTGGATGGAGGCCTCCCACTCCTGCTTCAGGGCTTCAGTGTCGAAGTCGGACTCTACCTCGCTCTCTGCCTCCTCTGAAGCATTGACTACCGTTCGCGGTTGGAGGTTCAACTGCGGCCCTCCACTGACATCCATGGCTTGCCTGCTGTTGAAGCTCTGGATGCGGCCAGATGATGACGGCTCAGCCATCTGTTGCTCCCACAACGGTGTGAACAGCTCTTGCAGACGGATTCCCTGATCCAGATAGCCTTGAACCCAGGCATCTGTTACATGAAACTCCTCCATCACGTCCTCTTTACTTAAGCTTGCCAGCTCCTGCTCTAGCTGCTCCTGCTGCTCGGCTTGCTGACGCCTGCTCTCGATCAGTGCCCGCTCGGCCTCCAGCCGCAGCTCGCCCAAGCGCTCGACATCCTCTGGCGCCTGCTCCTGGCTATCGGGGGATGGCAGCTTCTCTTCCTTCTGCTGCTCCTTCCCAGGCTGCTCAGGCTGTGGCTGTTCTTCTTCTGACGGCGTAGTGTCCGTCTGGTAACGAACCATACCGTAGCCATACTCTTCCACTGCCCCGAGCGGTTCGGCGGTCGTCCGCAACAGCTCCATCAACTCGGCAGCCTGCAGGGAAGGAAATGTCGACCGATATAACGCGGCAATTCCTGCGGCATAGGCTGCCGCGCCGGATGTTCCAGAGTGTGTCACCACCTCGCCGTGCAGTCCTAGCCCCGGCACGTCACTGCCTGGCGCCACCACATCCAGCTCACTTCCTGTATTGGACAGCTCCAGCCGCTGACGGTTCTCATCCACAGCGCCGACCGCAATAACGGTATTGAATCCCGCCGGATAGTCCACCCTCGCCTGCCCTGAATTGCCGCTCGCAGCGATCAGTACGATGCCCTGCTCATAGGCCAGATTCATCGCTTCAGCCAGAGCAAGCGAGTACTCGGTTGTGCCGAAGCTCATCTGGATAATGTCCATCTCGTTGTCGATCGCCCATTCTACCGCCTGGAGGATCTGGCTACGGCTTCCTTGCCCCTCATCATTCAAGGCTTTCAACGCATATAGGGAAGCTTCCGGGGCAACCCCGCTTATCCCTTGCTGCGGATCGAAGCCAGCAATTCTGCTTGCCACATAGGTGCCATGTCCATTGCGATCCTCATAGGAAGCATCGTCCTTCAGGAAGGAGGCCCCGCCTGCTACAGGCAGAGAAGCCAGCGACGCGATCCCCGTATCGATAATCGCAATCTTCACCCCATGACCCGTTGCGGAATAGTCTGCGGATGGCAAGCGACCTTCTGGAGGCGCAGCCTTCTGCTTCTGCGGGCTCGAATCGATGAGATGGGGGACTGTAGAAGCGATGACACCTCCATCCTCCTCAATGTATTCAACATTCTGATCTTGAATAAGCTGGGACAATTCAGTTGCCGTGAGCTCAGCGGACACAAATGACAATCTAGTATACTTGTGCAGAATCCGCTGCTGCCATTGAGCCATCCCCGTCTCTATGTTTTTGAATTTGATTAGATAGATCGATCGCTCCTCCGCAGCCGAAGCTGGGGACAACGGGATACTCGTAAATAACAATATAACGATTATTAGTAGGGAAGCCCATTTCTTCATCTTGTCCATCCTTTGCGTATAGGGTGTGCCAGCACGTATGGCCAGTGACTCGTCATCATAACCAATCAGAACTTACAGTCTTCTCAAACTAAGATGATCCAAAAACGCCTGACCTTTTGCCTGATTAGCAGTAATTTGAATCTTTAGAAACCGTGTTAAGGGTTGAGTGACCCAATTTTTTTCATGATAGGCCCATTGATTAGTATTACGGGAGGTGCTGGCATTGACCTGGTGCGACTGAATCGTCTGCATCTGTGCATCCAACTCCATTACCTCGATATAGAAGTTCCCTGCAGTTAACAAATCCTTGAACCAGCCCCCCAAGGCATAAGCCGACCGGGGAGACACCGCCAGCATTTCTTGATAAAGTAAAGAGTGGGAACCGCTCATGGTTTGAGCACTATTGAAAGCTAGCGCATTGCTCCCCTCCTTGGCACCTTGGTTCACAAGACTAAAATAAGGTCCCGTATAAGTACCACTGTTCCAACGAAACCAACCATTCTCGAAGCCAGGGTTCTCTACTCCCTTTTGCAATTCAATGTAGTCCACATATGCCTCGCCAACTGTCCCACTATCCGCGATTATTTCGATGACAAGCTGCTCTGTCACTGAAGTAGGGCGAATCTCAATGTGCTCCGTCGTCCATTGGTTTTTTTGTGAGGCGATAATATGGGTTCCCTGACCCACTTGCCCATACTGGGAGCTATACAATCGCCAGGTGATTTTATACTGGCCTGATGTTGTGCTATCTTTGAACCTCACTTTCAGCATGTAGGGCTGTGAACTGCCGATGAGTATGGGATACGATGAACTCCTGCTTGCTTCGGTGAGAGGTGAGCCGGTTGAAAATATCAGAGCCGATCCACCTTCTGACGCAATCGGCCCCACCTTCATGTTAGAGCCCAGGTTCCAATTCAGATTCCCTCTACTAAAATCTCCATTTTCCAATCGGTTGGATACGACCTCACCTCTCCTAAGGAGGTTTCCATTTGCGTCATAACGGTTGAGCGCGAGATGTCCGGTAGGTAGACGGGTTGAATGTAATCGATTAGCATCACTATAGTAGTATTCTTTGCTATCTGTTGTGTAAGCGATGACTAATGTGATATTGCTCGCGAGACCGGTCCCGAGAAAATGGACGCTCTGAGTTGTAGGAATATGACTAAAGTGAAATCCGACAACTCCATTTCGAAATGATTCTCCTATAATAGGTTTTACATTCCAATAGAATGTGTCGCCTTTTGACCCCGTGGTCACAGTCGTTTTGGCGCTAACTTGATGACGATCCATAGTTGTAGGCAATTGTGTATTACCAGAGCCCATGATGGGTGTGGTCGCTGGTCTCGCCGTTACATCGAAAACGAGATTTGCGGATGCGTATGCCTTTATATAAGCATTAAGAATCACAGCATTATCTGGTATAGATCGGGTATTAAATGACATGTAGCTTTGACACTGGTGGCCTTGCCATATCCCAACAAGCAAGCCGACACTAAACGTAAGCGGTGCATCGTTACATGAATTGTAAACACGAGGGCTTTCAAATAAGGTGACCGTAGGATCAATGACGATCGGATACACAAGTCCCTCTGCATCCCAGGTAAGCTCCATATAGCTTTTTTTGTTGACATGACGTATTTCAGTATGCACATCTCTATAGGTTCCGTTTTTATCCAATAGCCAGGCCGGCCTAACCGCTAGTTCTCCTGCACGTCCATCCTTATCTAGCCCACCAATCACTTCAAAAGTGAACATGGAGGGGGCATTAGAATTATGTAGAATAATATCTTCTTTAATGCCACCCGGTACAACTTTTAACGTCATGGACGTGTTCGGCCAAAGATTGTCGTACCGGATTTTGTCCGGTTCCTCCTCATCGATTTTCCCTATCACTGGAGATACACCTTGTGGAATAAAGGTTAGTCGGTCTTGATCTTTACCAATGGAATAGCCCTCTTGTATGTTTTTGGCGATCTCCAATTCAAATGGCACTTGCAGAGCAAAGAAACGACTCGTATCTAGTTGAGCGGCTGTGCGCTTTGATCCCATAACCGTCCGATTATCTATGGACACTTCATTCTGTGAAATGCTCTTCATATTCCGATCGGTTAGTTCCGTTCGAATATCATATAAGTTCCCATCTTGCCCTTCATAATGAACGTTATCCGAGTAGATTACCTGTACGTATTCCCCCGGTTGGTCGGTAGAATAGGTTTTACTATTCGGCGTTCTTAGCTCTGTGATGTCTGTCAAATCCTCCACGTCCAGAAAAGAAGTTAAATCTTGAATGCTTTCAGAACCCAACATCACTTGTGCATTGGAAAAAATGATGCAAACCATCATGAAGCAAATAATAATTGTACGTCTCATGTTGAAGGTTACCCCTTTCAAATTGTATGCGCTCTCTTTTTGATAAACCATTTTATTAAAGATGAGGAATAAATTCCTTGTGTTTTACACTATTCTACATCTTATTACAGATTAGCACTTGATGTCATTGTTTTATTTTGTAATAATTTGTCGATATTCAATTTATTATGATTTTAACCATTAATCCAACCAGTCGTACTCATCCCCAATAAACATGATCGTTCACCCTCCTTCTATTTCGCACTGCCCAACATCAATAGTTGTTGCTCCTTCGCCTGTTTCTCTTGTCCGGGGCTTAGTCCCCGTGCATGTATCTCTAGGAGCAGCAGGTCAAGGAATTCCTTCTCAAGCTGTAGTTCGATGGCATCCTCATATACCGTCATTAGCTCCTGATCTGTGAGTGATTTCATAGGGTTCTCGCCTCATTTAGGATTTATCTTGTTAAGGATCATTTTATTGTTCTGGCGTTCTTCACCAAGGTCATTCTTCGGGAATGGCGCAGCCACGAATAATAGCTTCTCAAATCTCGCAGCTCCAACGATTCCGATAGTCTGCCCAGAAAGGTGATGATCATCATCTTGTGCAGAGGGTTGCCGATCAGGTCCCTTTCTTGTTCGGATACGGCAAAGTTCACAACCATGAGAAGATCATCATCGACGATATAGACGTCTTCATCGTGCCGGTAATACGGTTCAATCTGACCACGCTTCAGCCGATCCCATATGAACTGGCCTATCTCCTCAAGCCCTGCCCTTCCCCTGTCCACCCGGGAAATCCACCGATCCTGCGCATGGTGGGTAATGATGATGTCGACAATTTTTTTATCGCCTAACTCGATATAATAGGGGTCATAGGTACTCCATCGGCTCATCGCTCTATCCTTCATCTGTTAACTTCCCCCTTTCGTTCTACGTGCCTCTAATTGAATCCATATTTATGTAAATTATGATAAGGTTAACTGCGCTTGATGTCATCACATACTTTCGTTGCGTCAACACGCAACCATTTGCGTGTTCATGCAAAAAATGAAGGGAAATTTGCGTGAACATGAAAAACATTGCCGCACAGGTCATTTTATTAAAATGCAAGTATTAACAAATTATGGTTCATATGGTAGCATGGTGCATGTTGAATGTAGTTTCTACATTCGGTTGGACAACCTAATAAGATGATTAGGGAGGATGTCATAATGCTGAGATTTATGAAGAAGATTAGCTTTGTATTTACTCTGTCCTGTACTGGTA contains:
- the sda gene encoding sporulation histidine kinase inhibitor Sda, which codes for MKSLTDQELMTVYEDAIELQLEKEFLDLLLLEIHARGLSPGQEKQAKEQQLLMLGSAK
- a CDS encoding S8 family serine peptidase, with the translated sequence MKKWASLLIIVILLFTSIPLSPASAAEERSIYLIKFKNIETGMAQWQQRILHKYTRLSFVSAELTATELSQLIQDQNVEYIEEDGGVIASTVPHLIDSSPQKQKAAPPEGRLPSADYSATGHGVKIAIIDTGIASLASLPVAGGASFLKDDASYEDRNGHGTYVASRIAGFDPQQGISGVAPEASLYALKALNDEGQGSRSQILQAVEWAIDNEMDIIQMSFGTTEYSLALAEAMNLAYEQGIVLIAASGNSGQARVDYPAGFNTVIAVGAVDENRQRLELSNTGSELDVVAPGSDVPGLGLHGEVVTHSGTSGAAAYAAGIAALYRSTFPSLQAAELMELLRTTAEPLGAVEEYGYGMVRYQTDTTPSEEEQPQPEQPGKEQQKEEKLPSPDSQEQAPEDVERLGELRLEAERALIESRRQQAEQQEQLEQELASLSKEDVMEEFHVTDAWVQGYLDQGIRLQELFTPLWEQQMAEPSSSGRIQSFNSRQAMDVSGGPQLNLQPRTVVNASEEAESEVESDFDTEALKQEWEASIQHIPLPEQAEAPEEVGEEEQETSSSEHDEQAQVEDGDEQSQVQPSSRFAIAAATIPDPPEINRPLAKMSEAPFQVGLYGEQISLLSGGLSVSESDLTLPGRNGLSFTLSRTYDSNNAQYYDMDVQHDLVYDGFGFDVDKTKTISKEFYDLTRKYDSIIKKYGCGSDENLGLVWTGTGTGIVTGPKRYDTFQNLQHALVNPPVLTPETRHPCGVQQKNRMYVEEFSFKSNEYTPKYTDYVLDSIERSRRGPYSTREAAQVEYNKVNNGDYHSSGRSGSYEKGYHLYKTYVSTVGSIGYSISEVMPYYTTNTTKDKPEDKRFPIGKGWSWNISYVKRENNRLYLNLGSGGVYEIQGSQLKNYPYSDLSFVTDTSVTYGGRTSSYALKSVYGTAQYFDVNGQLLQIKDAYGNTVSFTYANVSPYGTVLTKITDAVGNVLSIDYSTTQVKLTQGDRIVTYKKTSSDGKELLSQVIDPMNRTTTYNYAIRQAKFSLIGNAPNTSNPYALLTGITHPTGSRTDYTYEVNPVTRFIGQNQVNQSYRIASRKDTVTYSNQTTETYHTSSVVYGGDMGSTYGTNATFTNTLFDGLLETQMTYKKQHVNHEIGAVYYNTRIVVDDGTQQKVTELTYDEAKRRMEPIKASTRYRNKQSQVASPAVVSSQVYDDYKNITSATDPLGKVSTYTYHSTTRRLLSSIEPVADGKSIYTELVSRNAQGDITEMKLRDTTATGAVLQHVEFTYDAYGNVTLVRTKETNRNLDTQIVYGSAYSYAYPTQITMPYKDADGISRSQVVKATYNASTGTVASYVDGNNQTTSYTYDKLGRMLEMKHPDGKTITFTIYDVANEIRQTDELGRIRYVKWNPLGMETESGWIENGTLKAKTKNGYNSYGQLSWSEDTLGNRSVFTYDKWGRGITVTLPNQSKTTVAYDDLYNTIVSTDADGNSLRETRDEIGRVIKKEEKQGSGYTTVWTGSYDPASRLIREQDAKNLVTQYTYSLLGQLVGVTNANQESYQYAYNRAGQLTRTTYPDQTHTTKEYDERGQLIRATDPESRVQKHYYDGNGNRIKRVDKKGQSFAYSYSNRGLLLNKQGPTETISYTYDADGSRKTMTDRTGTTTYTYKAYTGELASVKYPDGKQLSYAYNSAGNRSQLVMPFGDTVSYSYNKVNQLTELKWNNVTQASYTYTAAGRMKTQQQANGVVSEYGYSFGKLSELKHQRSAALLKSYSYTHDANQNITKITESRSSGVENRQFTYDALNRISTSSYNNEAYSYDVKGNRATYTTDSTDSLMLDDVAYTYDEWDRLTKVEGSNGKTVEYSYNGDNLLVERKENGVRTRYYYDGANIVAEGTVQSNGTVVEKASYLRGNALVMREDAASSKGYYLHNGHGDVVGIRNASGAVVNEYEYDLWGKPLVTVEGVDNPFRYSGEYWDKGSELQYLRARWYDPGMGRFISEDTYEGELNNPLSLNLYTYVHNNPLKYIDPTGHFIATITGAILGGLIGGITAAFQGTDVLSGVAGGGLNGAVVGGAIDITVATGGTATTLLVATFAAGAVGAASGDYVNQVGNNLAKGKSFNDSVKDVSIESILISAGIGAASGALGGATSVALEAFESGTKKLIHEITLNVLKTGDNQVVKNVLSSVHKVAVRSANTSVTVEYTTSIIYNSSQNTITYMVNNQLVQSVKLDFPVVANISDHHKRYFQIREPINNKE